A window of the Leptospira brenneri genome harbors these coding sequences:
- the purD gene encoding phosphoribosylamine--glycine ligase, with protein MEHKFKVLLIGSGGREHALADAISKSKSLESLKVFPGNGGFSKEVLVDASEISITDKSKFFDYIKSSGTNFVVVGPEDPLVNGLSDWCAEIGIPCFGPSAYCAQVEGSKHFAKEMMKRAKVPTASFAVFTDHESAWSYAQKEILPLVVKADGLAAGKGVTVAFEMKEVKQALDEIFLEAKFGESGNKVVLESFLEGEEASLFVITDGERYMCLPAAQDHKRAYDGDIGPNTGGMGAYAPAPIVTESVLAKVKEQVIEPMLVEFRTSGHPYKGLLYVGLMITKEGNPNVVEFNCRFGDPETQCVLRLLDEDVLPIFYASAIGNLPVRNLKLKTGSSAVVVLAAKGYPDSPAKGMVLEIPPNEGNVVVYHAGTKRVENQILANGGRILGITSIGNSLKDAIQDCYSFLTKIKAPDTFYRKDIGRRAL; from the coding sequence TTGGAACATAAATTTAAAGTTTTACTCATTGGAAGTGGCGGAAGGGAACACGCGTTAGCGGATGCTATTTCCAAATCAAAATCATTAGAGTCTTTAAAAGTTTTCCCAGGAAATGGGGGATTTTCGAAAGAAGTATTGGTTGATGCTTCCGAAATTTCCATTACTGATAAATCTAAATTTTTTGATTATATAAAATCTTCTGGAACAAATTTCGTTGTGGTTGGTCCGGAAGATCCACTTGTGAATGGGCTTTCTGATTGGTGTGCTGAGATAGGAATTCCTTGTTTTGGACCTTCTGCATACTGCGCACAAGTCGAAGGAAGTAAACATTTTGCAAAAGAGATGATGAAACGAGCCAAAGTTCCTACGGCATCCTTTGCGGTATTTACTGATCATGAATCTGCTTGGAGTTATGCACAAAAAGAAATTTTACCTTTGGTGGTCAAAGCGGACGGTCTTGCTGCAGGGAAAGGTGTTACCGTTGCTTTCGAAATGAAAGAAGTGAAACAAGCCTTAGATGAAATTTTTCTGGAAGCTAAGTTTGGTGAAAGTGGCAACAAAGTGGTTTTGGAATCCTTTTTAGAAGGAGAAGAAGCGTCACTTTTTGTCATTACCGATGGGGAAAGGTATATGTGCCTTCCTGCTGCTCAAGATCATAAACGTGCTTACGATGGAGACATTGGTCCAAACACGGGTGGAATGGGAGCTTATGCACCAGCCCCAATTGTGACAGAATCTGTTCTTGCGAAAGTGAAAGAACAGGTCATTGAACCTATGTTAGTTGAATTTAGAACTTCCGGCCATCCCTACAAAGGGCTTCTTTATGTGGGACTCATGATCACAAAAGAAGGAAACCCGAATGTAGTGGAATTCAATTGTCGTTTTGGAGATCCCGAAACTCAGTGTGTATTGCGTTTGTTAGATGAAGATGTTTTGCCTATTTTTTATGCTTCCGCTATTGGAAATTTACCTGTCAGAAACTTAAAATTAAAAACAGGATCGTCTGCAGTTGTAGTGCTTGCTGCAAAAGGTTATCCAGATTCACCCGCAAAAGGAATGGTTTTAGAAATTCCACCAAATGAAGGTAATGTGGTTGTTTATCATGCGGGAACTAAACGTGTAGAAAACCAAATCTTGGCAAATGGGGGACGAATTCTTGGAATCACTTCTATTGGTAACTCTTTAAAAGATGCCATTCAGGATTGTTATTCGTTCTTAACAAAAATCAAAGCACCTGATACATTCTATAGGAAAGATATAGGAAGGCGAGCTCTCTAA
- the prfB gene encoding peptide chain release factor 2 yields the protein MDRSLKDLKKQTSEMIETFSSYWTAQNFQEDYDRLSSLIEKANDPKLWDSPDQAKTVTQKRNELQLKLDPWLELKKELIDFPDLIELTSEEMGETGLKSLNDDFDRMFETFENLQMLDALAGKDDGKAAFINIHPGAGGTESQDWADMLLRMYTRFCEQKGYRAELVDYQPGETAGIKNATLYIQGDHPFGYLKCESGVHRLVRISPFDSNKRRHTSFASVYVTPEVDDDIQVNIEEKDLRVDVYRSSGAGGQHVNTTDSAVRITHIPTGVVVSCQNERSQIKNRDTAMKMLRARLYEMEKQKAEEENAKKAGEKRDIAWGSQIRSYVFHPYNLVKDHRTDFETGNVHAVMDGDLEDFIIAYLKYLTNQKANAKV from the coding sequence ATGGATAGATCACTAAAAGACTTAAAAAAACAAACATCAGAAATGATTGAGACCTTCAGTTCTTATTGGACAGCTCAAAATTTTCAAGAAGATTATGACAGGTTATCTTCACTCATTGAAAAAGCAAACGATCCAAAGTTATGGGACTCACCTGACCAAGCAAAAACAGTAACTCAAAAACGAAACGAGTTACAATTAAAATTAGATCCTTGGTTGGAGCTAAAAAAGGAACTGATTGATTTTCCAGATTTGATTGAACTCACTTCAGAAGAAATGGGGGAGACAGGTTTAAAATCTTTAAATGATGATTTTGATCGTATGTTTGAAACATTTGAAAACTTACAAATGTTAGATGCCCTTGCCGGCAAAGATGATGGAAAAGCAGCATTTATCAATATTCATCCTGGTGCGGGAGGAACAGAGTCCCAAGATTGGGCTGATATGTTACTTCGTATGTACACAAGATTTTGTGAACAAAAAGGTTATCGTGCAGAACTTGTGGATTACCAACCAGGGGAAACAGCAGGAATCAAAAATGCCACACTTTACATCCAGGGGGATCATCCTTTTGGATATTTAAAATGTGAATCAGGTGTTCATCGTCTCGTTCGTATCTCACCTTTTGATTCCAATAAACGAAGACATACTTCCTTTGCTTCCGTCTATGTAACTCCGGAAGTGGATGATGACATCCAAGTGAATATCGAAGAAAAAGACCTTCGTGTGGATGTATATCGTTCTTCTGGGGCTGGTGGTCAGCACGTCAACACCACTGACTCTGCGGTGCGAATCACACATATTCCTACCGGAGTTGTGGTTTCATGTCAAAATGAAAGATCCCAAATCAAAAACCGTGATACGGCTATGAAAATGCTTCGTGCCCGTTTGTATGAGATGGAAAAACAAAAAGCAGAAGAAGAGAACGCAAAAAAAGCCGGTGAAAAAAGGGACATTGCTTGGGGATCACAAATTCGAAGTTATGTGTTTCATCCTTACAATTTGGTAAAAGACCACAGAACCGATTTTGAAACAGGAAACGTTCACGCGGTGATGGACGGAGACTTGGAAGATTTTATTATTGCCTACTTAAAATACCTGACAAACCAAAAGGCAAACGCGAAAGTATAA
- a CDS encoding sigma 54-interacting transcriptional regulator, producing the protein MSVKQDISATLRKIQKEIQQLPNITDRLNFILDMTLTLFGASTGSISIMDQEEKVLTIVAAKGMDWEKKIAAKLPFNLGVTGRAASTREIIYVPDVTLNKDYVKLIETVRSELAIPLVTRDSTIGVLNLESDKVNFFSSEIINQATLFASQLTIVILEERIAKEAFEKSKREEDPVEEILGYDPSILFLKHRIRQVGPSDTSVMIIGEEGAGKKLIAKALHYFSQRKNGPFLTVDCSGLSYELLEAELFGGQSGKIFNPGKLEQANGGSLYIESIGDLPSNLQIRLFHTLRDKITPNPSAKKKDEVLNIRIFTGSKRDLLEDIQKETFSMDLYYRLAEVPLRMPPLRERRGDVPLLAHHFLYQYNKQYGRNKSFSTDALKALTGMPWSGNVRQLQSVIQYAVLVPPETVLEPHSFLQDGKRETESNTKVRNFGVGTEILSPAENLSLNIAIERLEAIWIKEAFQRVSTQEEAAKLLGISRGSLQYKIKNNQFLDGFNS; encoded by the coding sequence ATGTCTGTAAAACAGGATATTTCCGCTACGTTAAGGAAAATCCAAAAAGAAATTCAACAACTTCCGAATATTACGGATCGTTTGAATTTCATTTTGGATATGACTCTAACTTTGTTTGGAGCCTCAACGGGAAGTATATCCATCATGGACCAGGAAGAAAAAGTCCTTACCATTGTGGCAGCAAAAGGTATGGACTGGGAAAAAAAAATCGCGGCCAAACTTCCGTTTAATTTGGGAGTGACAGGACGTGCTGCTTCGACAAGAGAAATTATCTATGTTCCCGATGTTACTTTAAATAAAGACTATGTCAAACTGATCGAAACCGTTCGTTCCGAACTTGCCATCCCTCTTGTCACAAGAGACTCCACCATCGGTGTTTTGAACTTAGAGTCCGATAAGGTAAATTTTTTCTCATCGGAGATCATCAACCAGGCCACATTATTTGCTTCACAATTAACAATTGTTATTTTAGAAGAACGAATTGCAAAAGAAGCGTTTGAAAAATCCAAAAGAGAAGAAGATCCTGTTGAGGAAATTCTGGGTTATGATCCAAGTATTTTATTTTTAAAACATAGGATTAGGCAAGTTGGTCCCTCCGATACATCAGTGATGATCATTGGGGAAGAAGGAGCTGGAAAAAAATTAATCGCTAAGGCCTTACATTATTTCTCCCAAAGAAAAAATGGTCCATTTCTTACGGTTGATTGTTCGGGACTTAGTTACGAACTTTTGGAAGCCGAATTATTTGGTGGTCAAAGCGGAAAAATCTTTAATCCCGGAAAGTTAGAACAAGCCAATGGTGGTTCTTTATACATTGAATCTATTGGAGACTTACCATCCAATTTACAAATTAGATTATTTCATACATTAAGAGATAAAATAACACCAAACCCATCTGCAAAAAAAAAGGATGAGGTTTTGAACATTCGAATTTTTACGGGAAGTAAAAGAGATTTATTAGAAGATATCCAGAAAGAAACCTTCTCGATGGATCTGTATTACCGCCTAGCAGAAGTTCCTTTACGAATGCCACCATTACGCGAACGAAGAGGGGATGTTCCTCTTCTTGCTCATCATTTTTTATACCAATACAACAAACAATATGGAAGGAATAAATCCTTCTCAACAGATGCATTAAAAGCACTCACAGGTATGCCTTGGAGTGGGAATGTAAGACAATTACAAAGTGTCATTCAATATGCTGTCCTTGTCCCTCCGGAAACAGTTTTGGAACCACATTCCTTCCTCCAAGATGGGAAACGAGAAACCGAATCGAACACAAAGGTAAGGAATTTTGGTGTTGGGACAGAGATTCTATCCCCTGCTGAGAATTTATCACTCAATATAGCAATCGAAAGGTTAGAAGCCATTTGGATCAAAGAAGCCTTCCAAAGGGTGTCCACACAGGAAGAAGCTGCAAAACTTTTAGGAATAAGCCGAGGTTCTTTGCAGTATAAGATCAAAAATAACCAATTTCTGGATGGATTCAACTCTTAA
- a CDS encoding OmpA family protein: MADSYYRTISGKQYDNELLEIAEKATKRSKAPIGKNVAKTLFDAIKDGGDYTDIEKRTVKYIRDHFKFSPEADEYLRSEVRKWAAKISVPAAKKKTVTKGTSKKESAPKRSSARSAKQTYDDFTPSYMDSYEVGDSSQDDVAPTPEYNELVALNKFQITPKQNRVGRLILLGLVIVFFIVLIIFGIRSCNRNSKPSQNANQSSNVSSESGTRSLERVELSQGKVSSRFESRASAIRYINELQIRFIKQSMQTEDSAADKIATLAEALKAYPAVRIRVKGHTCFIGEMDENKILSDERAKFIFDELVKSGVNATQLDYRGFGETAEIESNSTEVGRIKNRRVDFTVLSVTE; encoded by the coding sequence GTGGCAGATAGTTATTACCGTACCATAAGTGGTAAACAATATGATAATGAATTGTTAGAAATTGCTGAGAAAGCCACCAAACGTAGTAAAGCTCCTATTGGCAAAAACGTTGCTAAAACCTTATTTGATGCCATCAAAGATGGTGGTGATTACACAGACATTGAAAAACGTACTGTAAAATACATTCGTGATCATTTTAAATTTTCTCCTGAAGCAGACGAGTATCTTCGTTCAGAGGTTCGTAAATGGGCCGCCAAAATTTCTGTTCCTGCTGCTAAGAAAAAAACAGTCACAAAGGGAACTTCAAAAAAAGAATCTGCACCTAAACGTAGTTCTGCACGTTCCGCAAAACAAACTTATGATGATTTTACTCCTTCTTATATGGATAGTTATGAAGTAGGAGATTCTTCTCAGGATGATGTAGCTCCTACTCCTGAATACAACGAACTTGTTGCGTTAAATAAATTTCAAATCACTCCCAAACAAAATCGAGTAGGACGATTGATTTTATTGGGACTGGTTATTGTTTTCTTTATTGTTTTGATTATTTTTGGAATTCGTAGTTGTAACAGAAATTCGAAACCATCACAAAATGCAAACCAAAGTTCTAACGTATCTTCAGAATCAGGAACTAGGTCTTTAGAACGAGTGGAGTTGTCTCAAGGAAAGGTATCAAGCCGATTTGAGTCTAGAGCCTCAGCCATTCGTTATATCAATGAACTTCAAATTCGTTTTATCAAACAAAGTATGCAAACAGAAGATTCTGCGGCTGATAAAATTGCGACATTGGCAGAAGCATTAAAGGCTTATCCTGCCGTTCGTATCCGAGTGAAAGGACATACTTGTTTTATTGGTGAGATGGACGAAAACAAAATTTTGTCCGATGAACGTGCAAAGTTTATTTTTGATGAATTGGTAAAAAGTGGCGTAAATGCAACTCAACTCGACTATCGCGGATTTGGTGAAACTGCTGAAATTGAATCCAATTCTACAGAAGTTGGTCGAATTAAAAATAGACGAGTGGATTTTACAGTTTTATCAGTAACTGAATAG
- a CDS encoding motility associated factor glycosyltransferase family protein, with protein MNDSLFQKNLAALPSSLADAVQNPPNTMNALDLNSKNSETKISYELTKSKTGDPTLELDGVWIHSRFDPKKEAERFATELPHDGSERIYLLFGAGLGYIIPFLMERKNITTIWMEPNSFFIRESFRIFDFSKSFLEGKLILITGEGMEDQLSEAVKGKGTHPISFVPHRGSWQWKEDEYLRLKYTAEQMFHKKDVNLATLTRFEKIWAKNICYNLPELSKFRPVSDLFGIAKEISIVVCGAGPSLSESIPEIIKFRKQFLLLAVDTAVPILTSFGAEPDLIFSVDPQALNSQYLEDYSGEAILVFDPTSTYISLRLEKGPNKGFVTSSPFPLIGLLERTGSDEIGSVPFGGSVSTNAASLATLMGAKSVYLVGQDLSFTKGLAHSKGAVLEERLNYLESRKFRREKHNYKQLFALPRKQVKGNQEEIYITNEKMLIFKKWFEDHAKENPWINLTRFGAKLEGIPHSEFSNEFSNDAFETKNQTNLVQSVRNQIHSLLQNEISFFNQDQLVSEIKSTTEALLDFVTTVKRGLTVSRRIYNQIQKNQINPKTFSEDIKQMDSIDEQVSGKKGLNEILSLGIQRVILTITEGYDDHLSVEEKENAQLGVAKKSLLLYEGLYESVRTTKRMLIKSLYRML; from the coding sequence GTGAACGATTCCTTATTTCAAAAAAATTTAGCAGCTCTACCTTCTTCGTTAGCCGATGCAGTTCAAAACCCACCGAACACAATGAATGCATTGGATTTGAATTCGAAAAATTCCGAAACTAAAATCTCTTATGAACTGACAAAATCCAAAACAGGTGATCCCACTTTAGAACTAGATGGAGTTTGGATCCATAGTCGGTTTGATCCCAAAAAAGAAGCAGAACGATTTGCCACAGAACTCCCACATGATGGAAGTGAACGCATTTATCTTTTGTTTGGTGCAGGCCTTGGTTATATCATTCCTTTTTTGATGGAAAGAAAAAATATAACCACTATTTGGATGGAACCAAATTCATTTTTCATTCGAGAATCTTTTCGTATTTTTGATTTTTCCAAATCATTCCTAGAAGGAAAGTTAATCCTCATCACGGGAGAAGGAATGGAAGACCAACTTTCGGAAGCTGTGAAAGGAAAAGGAACTCACCCCATTAGTTTTGTCCCTCACCGCGGGTCTTGGCAATGGAAAGAAGACGAATACTTAAGGCTAAAATATACCGCCGAACAGATGTTTCACAAAAAAGATGTAAATCTTGCCACACTCACTCGTTTTGAAAAAATCTGGGCGAAAAACATCTGTTATAATCTTCCCGAATTATCCAAATTTCGTCCTGTCTCTGACCTTTTTGGAATCGCAAAAGAGATTTCCATTGTTGTTTGCGGTGCAGGTCCCAGTCTTTCCGAATCCATACCAGAGATCATCAAATTTAGAAAACAATTCCTTCTCCTTGCGGTGGACACAGCCGTTCCCATCCTCACCTCTTTTGGAGCGGAACCCGATTTAATTTTTTCTGTCGATCCGCAAGCACTGAATAGTCAATATCTGGAAGACTATTCAGGGGAAGCCATTTTGGTATTTGACCCAACCTCTACTTATATCAGTTTAAGATTAGAAAAAGGACCAAACAAAGGTTTTGTGACATCCTCCCCTTTCCCTTTGATTGGGCTTCTTGAAAGGACTGGATCCGATGAAATTGGGTCTGTACCTTTTGGTGGATCAGTTTCTACCAATGCGGCTAGTCTTGCCACTCTGATGGGTGCAAAGTCTGTTTATTTAGTAGGACAGGATTTAAGTTTTACGAAAGGTCTTGCTCACTCCAAAGGGGCAGTTCTCGAAGAACGTTTAAACTATTTAGAATCTAGAAAATTTCGCAGGGAAAAACACAACTACAAACAACTGTTTGCTTTACCAAGAAAACAAGTGAAGGGAAACCAAGAAGAAATCTATATCACGAACGAAAAGATGTTAATCTTTAAAAAATGGTTCGAAGATCACGCCAAAGAAAATCCCTGGATAAACCTCACACGGTTTGGTGCCAAACTCGAAGGAATTCCTCATTCTGAATTTTCGAATGAATTTTCAAATGACGCGTTTGAAACCAAAAACCAAACCAATTTAGTGCAATCGGTCCGGAATCAAATCCATTCCCTACTCCAAAATGAGATTTCTTTTTTCAATCAAGATCAATTGGTTTCAGAAATTAAATCTACAACAGAGGCACTATTAGACTTTGTGACAACGGTTAAACGTGGTCTCACAGTCTCACGAAGGATTTACAATCAAATCCAAAAAAACCAAATCAATCCCAAAACATTTTCAGAAGATATCAAACAAATGGATTCAATTGATGAACAAGTTTCTGGAAAAAAAGGTTTAAATGAAATTTTAAGTTTAGGAATTCAAAGAGTGATTTTAACCATCACAGAAGGTTATGATGACCATTTGAGTGTAGAAGAAAAAGAAAACGCACAATTGGGTGTGGCAAAAAAATCTTTATTACTTTATGAAGGGCTTTATGAATCCGTTCGGACTACCAAACGGATGCTCATTAAATCTTTATACAGAATGTTGTGA
- a CDS encoding penicillin-binding protein — protein MTEYKQRFKYIILFILSLFAILLFRVIYLTYFNDNIINLKSSKYVQRGTIFDRRGIELAISRESATVGIDPTNIYDPELTAQELGPILGVPPNKLIDTIREKQNYFLLKREIELTKAEKIKALSLPGVRVEKEYKRIYPQGSLAASLLGFTGYDDDKALSGLEMLFNLELLSTPDAESSKGNNVHLTIDSIIQYRLEKSLQKAFLQTASKRGIGMIMDTETGKILAMASFPNFDPNHFQDFPLESHTNWSIRHVYEPGSTMKIFIALMLLNEGKILPGERFHCPGYIEIGKTTIRCTDNHGHVNLDEILQYSCNVGIIKAAQKIDEATYYNYMEKFKFGKRTNFSIHEAKGYLPPLNKWNKSTPYFLSIGQGLSVTPIQLISAAAAVVNGGILFEPSVVSQVTNSYGELVHEFSIKNELLGIKEGAAKKTLNAMSKAVSQGTGKKAYLENYFIAGKTGTSQKAKAGAGYQAGLFTASFLGFFPAEKPKYVGLIVFDEPGGDSHTGGGIAAPVFREVVESIIPIVEKSEKALVYRLKGERNKIYKLDPKVMPDLTGFTASETIQILKQLHQEYKIEGSGFVKSQDPKAGTSLGPNASIKIVLEP, from the coding sequence ATGACTGAATACAAACAACGTTTTAAGTATATCATTCTTTTTATACTCTCACTTTTTGCAATTTTACTCTTCCGAGTGATTTATCTTACCTATTTTAATGATAATATTATCAATTTAAAATCTAGTAAGTATGTACAAAGAGGAACCATCTTTGATAGACGAGGGATTGAACTTGCGATCTCTCGTGAGTCAGCAACAGTAGGGATTGATCCCACCAATATTTATGATCCAGAACTTACGGCTCAGGAATTAGGTCCCATTCTTGGAGTTCCACCAAACAAACTCATTGATACCATCCGAGAAAAACAAAACTACTTTTTATTAAAAAGAGAAATTGAACTGACCAAAGCTGAAAAAATAAAAGCTTTATCCCTTCCTGGAGTTCGTGTAGAAAAAGAATACAAACGAATTTATCCGCAAGGAAGTTTAGCAGCAAGCCTACTTGGATTTACAGGATACGATGATGACAAAGCACTCTCAGGCCTTGAGATGTTATTTAATTTGGAATTGTTATCTACCCCAGATGCTGAATCTAGCAAAGGAAATAATGTCCATTTAACAATTGATAGTATTATTCAATACCGATTAGAGAAATCTTTACAAAAAGCTTTTCTACAAACTGCATCCAAACGCGGGATCGGTATGATTATGGATACAGAAACAGGGAAAATTTTAGCGATGGCTTCTTTTCCAAATTTTGATCCCAACCACTTCCAAGATTTTCCTTTAGAATCTCATACCAATTGGTCCATCCGCCATGTTTATGAACCAGGCTCCACAATGAAAATTTTCATTGCTCTCATGTTACTGAATGAAGGAAAAATTCTGCCAGGCGAAAGGTTCCATTGTCCGGGGTACATTGAAATTGGAAAAACCACCATTCGTTGTACAGACAATCATGGCCATGTCAATTTAGATGAAATTTTACAATACTCTTGCAACGTAGGAATCATCAAAGCAGCCCAAAAAATTGACGAAGCAACTTACTATAATTATATGGAAAAATTTAAGTTTGGAAAACGAACCAATTTTTCGATTCATGAAGCAAAAGGATATTTACCTCCTCTGAATAAATGGAACAAAAGTACTCCTTACTTTTTATCCATTGGGCAAGGACTTTCCGTCACACCCATCCAACTCATTTCGGCAGCAGCTGCAGTTGTCAATGGAGGAATTTTATTTGAACCTTCGGTAGTTTCACAAGTGACCAACTCTTATGGAGAACTTGTTCATGAGTTTTCGATTAAAAATGAATTACTCGGAATCAAAGAAGGGGCTGCTAAAAAAACCTTAAATGCAATGAGTAAAGCAGTCTCCCAAGGAACAGGAAAAAAAGCTTATTTAGAAAACTACTTCATCGCCGGAAAAACAGGAACTTCACAAAAAGCAAAAGCTGGTGCGGGATACCAAGCTGGTCTTTTTACTGCGAGTTTTCTTGGATTTTTTCCAGCAGAAAAACCTAAGTATGTGGGTCTGATTGTTTTTGATGAACCAGGTGGAGATTCTCATACAGGCGGTGGGATTGCAGCACCTGTGTTTCGTGAGGTGGTAGAAAGTATCATCCCCATTGTGGAAAAAAGTGAGAAGGCACTTGTTTACCGACTGAAGGGTGAACGAAATAAAATCTATAAACTAGATCCCAAAGTTATGCCTGATCTCACAGGATTCACTGCTTCAGAAACCATTCAAATTTTAAAACAGTTACACCAAGAGTATAAAATCGAAGGATCAGGATTTGTGAAATCACAAGATCCAAAAGCGGGAACTTCCCTTGGGCCCAATGCCTCCATCAAAATTGTTTTGGAACCTTAA
- the lepB gene encoding signal peptidase I, whose product METETKLSRWWVKFKRYTRRSILIFFFLGFLLFVRIFLFQIYSIQGNSMYPTLEHGSVVFVWKGGFAISAKFFGTELLYTDPEINKLDLVLFVSEQDELVVKRVIGLPGEFYSIEGGRVLIDSTELLENYLPKGTYTSEPSTSIFINRHNSPFLAMDKQGRIPPGYYLLLGDNRQYSTDSRSFGLVPVEKIKGKVIFYF is encoded by the coding sequence ATGGAAACAGAAACTAAACTCTCCCGATGGTGGGTCAAATTCAAACGCTACACCCGTCGTAGCATTTTGATCTTTTTCTTTCTCGGTTTTCTCCTATTTGTCCGTATCTTTTTATTCCAAATTTATTCCATCCAGGGTAACTCCATGTATCCGACTTTGGAACATGGCTCTGTCGTTTTTGTTTGGAAGGGTGGATTTGCCATTTCTGCCAAATTCTTTGGAACCGAACTTCTTTATACTGACCCCGAAATCAACAAATTAGATTTGGTACTTTTTGTCAGCGAACAAGATGAACTTGTCGTCAAACGAGTGATAGGTTTGCCAGGTGAATTTTATTCCATTGAAGGTGGACGGGTTTTAATTGATTCAACTGAGTTATTAGAAAATTATCTTCCGAAAGGAACTTACACAAGCGAACCAAGTACTTCTATTTTTATCAATCGTCATAACTCTCCTTTTCTCGCCATGGACAAACAAGGAAGAATTCCGCCAGGGTATTATCTCCTATTAGGTGATAATAGACAGTATTCCACAGACTCTCGTTCCTTTGGTTTAGTGCCTGTTGAAAAAATCAAAGGCAAAGTAATCTTTTATTTCTAA
- the thrC gene encoding threonine synthase produces MSLTKYQFRAQFRCTNDSCRKTYPLHQVIYSCEACGELLNVEHDIDSLKQVSAKEWKSEFETRFRSSQFPNASGVWGKKEWVLPGINDENIITSGEGTTHLYDASRFAKDLGLANLHVKQCGVSHTGSFKDLGMTVLVSQVKQMIADGVPIQAVACASTGDTSAALASYAAKAGIPSIILLPANKVSTAQLIQPVSNGALVLALETDFDGCMAVVKELTKEKSIYLANSMNSLRIEGQKTISIEITQQLGWKVPDWIVIPGGNLGNVSALGMGFEMMFELGLIDKLPRIILAQAKNASPLYESFKKGYTDFSPVTAEKTLASAIQIGDPVSVKKAIRVLKKFNGIVEVATEEELANAAARGDLYGLYNDPHTGVALAALLKSLESGVVKKGESVVVISTANGLKFTEFKLAYHEGKIPNIDEKLRNRIQACKPNISGVMEILGKQLKKS; encoded by the coding sequence ATGTCACTTACAAAATATCAATTCCGAGCACAGTTTCGTTGCACCAATGACTCTTGTCGCAAAACCTACCCCCTCCACCAGGTGATTTATTCCTGCGAAGCTTGTGGGGAACTTTTAAATGTCGAACATGATATAGACAGTCTCAAACAAGTTTCTGCTAAGGAATGGAAGTCGGAATTTGAAACCCGGTTCCGTTCTAGCCAATTCCCGAATGCTTCTGGGGTTTGGGGGAAAAAAGAATGGGTTCTCCCAGGGATAAACGATGAAAACATCATCACTTCAGGAGAAGGGACAACTCATCTTTATGATGCATCTCGTTTTGCCAAAGATTTGGGACTGGCAAACCTTCATGTCAAACAGTGCGGAGTTTCACACACCGGTTCCTTCAAAGATTTAGGAATGACGGTTCTTGTGAGCCAGGTCAAACAAATGATTGCGGACGGAGTGCCCATCCAGGCAGTCGCATGTGCTTCGACTGGCGATACTTCGGCAGCTCTTGCTTCCTATGCAGCCAAAGCAGGAATTCCTTCTATCATTCTTTTACCAGCAAACAAGGTTTCAACGGCCCAACTCATCCAACCTGTATCCAATGGAGCTCTTGTGTTGGCACTTGAAACAGACTTTGATGGTTGTATGGCAGTGGTGAAAGAACTCACCAAAGAAAAATCAATTTATCTAGCAAACTCAATGAATTCACTTCGAATCGAAGGTCAAAAAACCATTTCGATTGAGATCACTCAACAGTTAGGTTGGAAGGTTCCCGATTGGATTGTGATCCCAGGTGGAAATTTAGGAAATGTTTCTGCACTCGGAATGGGGTTTGAGATGATGTTTGAGCTTGGACTCATCGATAAATTGCCAAGAATTATTTTGGCGCAAGCCAAAAATGCAAGTCCACTCTACGAATCGTTTAAGAAAGGTTATACGGACTTCTCTCCAGTAACCGCTGAAAAAACTTTGGCCTCTGCGATTCAAATTGGAGATCCTGTTTCTGTCAAAAAAGCAATCCGTGTTTTAAAGAAATTCAATGGAATCGTGGAAGTGGCCACAGAAGAAGAATTGGCCAATGCCGCGGCTCGTGGGGATTTATACGGACTCTATAATGATCCTCATACGGGTGTGGCTCTTGCTGCCTTACTGAAATCTTTGGAATCGGGTGTTGTTAAAAAAGGTGAATCGGTTGTTGTGATTTCGACTGCGAATGGCCTCAAATTTACGGAATTTAAGTTAGCCTACCATGAAGGGAAAATCCCTAACATTGATGAGAAACTAAGAAACCGCATCCAGGCTTGCAAACCGAACATCAGCGGAGTGATGGAAATCCTAGGCAAACAACTGAAGAAATCATAA